The following proteins come from a genomic window of Kwoniella bestiolae CBS 10118 chromosome 3, complete sequence:
- a CDS encoding glutaredoxin: MNRSTSSSSSSSSSTTSTTSPSTSSPFAALGFTESSASSAVTEKIAAGGASISLPSSSYSQSPRRAFSLPSKIKLPFTTSPLTSPNINIGLGSPMIPLHSPTRSTARRFSYNMKSRISHYSLPLTVGGLFTLALFIYVSLNSSNEVRRFNSSSRLQLYGRSRFSEEEHQMKLAHPLLHVPDNEPDNGISLLLDEEELIAEDDLFWDSYKDPEPLSREEAKQQEELKAHKADVIRQDKLQSLRALIWWLAEGGILPNDWEVPTKQYLKKIGGRGMERLLEDIDSGEEGDEIFDNGWAEFANRRYRVVVFSKTHCPYSKKAKSIFGEYHISPAPFIIELDQRSDMEKIQTLLQRITGRRTVPNVLLDFVSIGGSDDVTLLHSEGGLQRTLEDMEVLPFSRRRRPAVPLPPPPPPPPPPVVEEPVLPVKDEVALEEVPVQGNNELKRHTEQEEQEAEENAEEDESDDETLITPPSTPKVESEDLTIQDGVPIGTDSQPESEPEVKVEQGNFVDLINRNQLLHPREKQTNAERFMNKRREAPGTGTLGLTSRDERGSWKEGSGLLV, from the exons ATGAACAgatcaacttcatcttcctcatcatcctcctcatcaacaacctcaacaacctcaccatcaacctcatccccattTGCAGCACTGGGATTTACAGAatcctcagcatcatcagcaGTAACAGAGAAAATCGCAGCTGGCGGAGCATCCATCTCATTACCTTCCTCGTCATACTCACAATCACCCAGACGAGcattctccctcccttccaAGATAAAACTCCCATTCACCACCTCACCCCTCACCTCGcccaacatcaacatcggcTTGGGATCACCCATGATTCCTCTCCACTCACCCACCAGATCAACAGCCAGGAGATTCTCGTATAATATGAAATCGCGTATATCACATTACTCCCTTCCCCTAACCGTTGGCGGGTTATTCACCCTCGCGCTCTTCATCTACGTGTCGTTAAATTCTTCAAACGAAGTGAGGCGATTCAATTCTTCCAGCAGATTACAGCTGTACGGTAGATCACGATTctccgaagaagaacatCAGATGAAGCTTGCCCATCCCCTCTTGCACGTACCAGATAATGAACCTGATAATGGGAtttccctcctcctggacgaagaagagctgatagcggaggatgatctcTTCTGGGACTCGTACAAGGATCCCGAGCCCCTTTCGAGGGAAGAGGCAAAGCAGcaggaagagttgaaagcCCACAAGGCAGATGTGATAAGGCAGGATAAACTCCAGTCTTTGCGAGCGTTGATCTGGTGGTTGGCCGAAGGGGGGATATTACCCAATGATTGGGAGGTGCCTACGAAGCAGTACCTCAAGAAGATcggggggagggggatggagaggttgttAGAGGATATAGACtcgggggaggagggtgacGAGATTTTCGACAATGGTTGGGCGGAGTTTGCTAATAGGCGATACAGGGTGGTCGTGTTTTCAAAG ACCCACTGCCCTTACTCCAAGAAGGCTAAATCGATCTTTGGGGAGTACCACATCTCACCTGcaccattcatcatcgagCTAGACCAGCGAT CCGACATGGAAAAGATTcaaaccctcctccagcgAATCACAGGCCGACGAACCGTACCCAACGTCTTACTAGATTTCGTCTCCATAGGGGGATCCGACGACGTCACCTTGCTCCACTCCGAGGGCGGATTACAAAGGACAttggaagatatggaagttctccccttctctaggaggaggagacccgccgttcctcttcctcctcctcctcctcctcctcctccgcccgTTGTGGAGGAACCTGTGTTACCTGTTAAAGACGAGGTGGCGTTGGAAGAGGTACCGGTTCAAGGCAATAACGAGTTGAAGAGACATACCGAACAGGAGGAACAAGAGGCTGAAGAGAAtgccgaggaagatgaatctGATGATGAAACCCTGATTACTCCACCATCTACCCCCAAGGTCGAATCTGAAGATTTGACAATCCAAGATGGAGTACCAATCGGTACCGATTCTCAACCCGAGTCTGAACCCGAAGTGAAAGTCGAACAAGGCAACTTCGTAGATCTAATCAACCGAAATCAACTCTTACATCCGAGGGAGAAACAGACAAACGCAGAGAGGTTTATGAATAAACGACGGGAGGCTCCTGGTACTGGGACTTTGGGGTTAACTTCGAGGGATGAAAGGGGTAGTTGGAAGGAGGGTAGTGGGTTGTTAGTTTAG